A window of the Lactuca sativa cultivar Salinas chromosome 5, Lsat_Salinas_v11, whole genome shotgun sequence genome harbors these coding sequences:
- the LOC111912464 gene encoding glycolate oxidase, translating into MEVTNVEEYQAIAKEKLPKMIYDYYASGAEDQWTLGENRNAFSRILFRPRILIDVSKIDMTTTILGFKLSMPIMIAPTAMQKMAHPEGEYATARAASAAGTIMTLSSWATSSVEEVASTGPGIRFFQLYVYKDRNVVAQLVRRAEKAGFKAIALTVDTPRLGRREADIKNRFTLPPFLTLKNFEGLDLGKMDEANDSGLASYVAGQIDRTLSWKDVKWLQTITSMPILVKGVITAEDTRLAIQAGAAGIIVSNHGARQLDYVPATIMALEEVVKAAQGRVPVFLDGGVRRGTDVFKALALGASGIFIGRPVVFSLAAEGELGVRKVLQMLREEFELTMALSGCTSLKQITRDHIVTEWDAPRARPSPRL; encoded by the exons ATGGAGGTCACAAATGTTGAAGAGTATCAAGCAATTGCCAAAGAAAAGTTGCCTAAGATGATCTATGACTACTATGCTTCAGGTGCTGAGGACCAATGGACACTAGGAGAAAACAGAAACGCCTTTTCAAGAATCTT GTTTAGGCCACGTATTCTAATTGATGTGAGCAAAATAGACATGACCACAACAATTTTGGGATTCAAATTATCTATGCCTATAATGATTGCCCCAACAGCTATGCAGAAAATGGCTCATCCTGAAG GCGAGTATGCAACAGCAAGAGCTGCATCTGCAGCAGGAACCATCatg ACATTGTCATCATGGGCAACATCTAGTGTTGAGGAAGTTGCTTCAACTGGACCTGGAATCCGCTTCTTCCAGCTTTAT GTGTACAAGGACAGGAATGTTGTTGCTCAGCTTGTGAGGAGAGCTGAAAAAGCTGGATTCAAGGCTATTGCTCTTACAGTTGATACACCAAGGCTTGGAAGAAGAGAAGCAGACATCAAAAACCGATTTACTTTACCTCCTTTTTTGACATTGAAGAACTTTGAGGGTTTAGACCTTGGAAAAATGGATGAA GCTAATGACTCTGGTTTAGCTTCATATGTTGCTGGTCAAATTGACCGCACGCTGAGCTGGAAGGATGTGAAGTGGCTCCAGACCATCACCAGCATGCCAATTCTGGTCAAGGGTGTCATCACTGCTGAAGACA CAAGGTTGGCGATTCAAGCTGGTGCAGCGGGTATTATTGTATCTAATCATGGGGCTCGCCAGCTGGACTATGTACCTGCCACTATCATGGCTTTGGAAGAG GTTGTGAAAGCTGCACAAGGCCGTGTCCCGGTGTTTTTGGATGGTGGGGTCCGCCGTGGGACTGATGTTTTCAAGGCGCTGGCTCTTGGAGCTTCCGGCATATTT ATTGGACGACCGGTGGTGTTTTCCTTAGCTGCTGAAGGAGAACTTGGAGTGAGAAAAGTACTTCAAATGTTACGTGAGGAATTTGAGCTAACAATGGCTTTGAGTGGTTGCACTTCACTCAAACAGATCACCCGTGACCACATTGTGACCGAGTGGGATGCACCTCGAGCTCGCCCCTCACCAAGATTATAG
- the LOC111912463 gene encoding uncharacterized protein LOC111912463 produces the protein MTSSKARKSSIEINFNGMFVTSPFAYEGGEIKALDNLDFTSMEYSEFSDFLKKETDADCSGIYYVIPGKELHNGLRLIKSDSDFKIFVDYGHRSKRRIALYLEHFDEDLTEYLEGVEDVVNHKVDESENETDSMSDDDDDDDVDDDDDDDDEDDESEDTASIDHLSADEVELSELRKKKRARTIEPIIFGSGRNSLFDADVDELSKEDTMVIEHESFLNELSMSLQKQTHNNIKNDGVKYPRHNPRIYWKLMKPILGERYESPQQLKECITNYAVANGYQIWFERNDHMRLLARCSKRAHDDETKCPWRLWATWMGNEKSFQVKSLVDEHKCARHFKSASLVNYKWIANKFASKITQDPEIKLVDLQAAVLKKYKCQVSIRLCHKARAYALSEYEQGGKLHYGKLWEYAEEIKRSNPGSTVKMNVKVNPDDGKTYFQGFYVCFQGLKEGWKHGCRRVLGLGECCLKSVYKGVLLSAVGRDANNQIYPVAWAVVNVENKENWSWFLKLIKKDLNLDDGTGVTLISNEHMGVIEAVNDVLPQAEHRQCARHIYDDFTEKFTGGQFRRLFWEACKASYPQQFDKVMEEIRVENPDAYQYLMDKDPSTWSRVFFQTNVGCDAVENGISECFNSLIFDLRRKPIVTLLESIRVIVMDRMSKMRVEAENWDDDICPTIRKKLEHTKELERFWRVIPCGGSLFEVKHGADIFMVDEIGKTCSCRTWQLSGLPCPHAIAAIFYINKLPETYVSDWFRMKMWNEAYSHHVKPLNGIKMWPETKGVTPLAQKPAVNTPKKRGKLRKRKRDAMEVYVSSGSGAMVAHVSGGGVVVHSSGGGTVDREGRRMTCKKCLQVGHNVRSCKNEKRDSPRKEARQAGRKKVIIVSEGGGGGRTGGRGGRRGRGGGRKGLFGSDHITEDDVIGCGDDIPLAVWPPLGVPLLLDKQHVEVAKQEETGMELTLENQEESGMELTSQNKGVEVRDKEASTNKDEGPISHGVEDPIPIKVEGSPPPIPHEEDKGPIPIQVEDPIPHKDQDTPSNKDQEPIQIKEQDPSIISEDQGPIPIEVEDPEDQEPIPTKEQEPSIIHEDQGPIPIEVEVEDPISHEDHESIPTKDQKPISNGEHEHQEFIPNEAKESIPSRNEDKKPILDKVQEPMANEDEKPIPDEGQEPTPHEDKESIPILPQKEMRSQVSTSERIVKNRLRNGSVEKDGEGSSSMEKAKAVMLDN, from the exons ATGACATCTTCAAAAGCAAGAAAATCTTCAATTGAGATaaacttcaatggcatgtttgtgACGAGTCCATTTGCTTATGAAGGAGGTGAAATCAAAGCACTTGACAATCTTGATTTCACAAGCATGGAATACTCTGAGTTTTCTGATTTCTTGAAGAAGGAAACAGATGCAGACTGCTCAGGTATATATTATGTTATTCCTGGCAAGGAATTGCATAATGGATTAAGGCTTATAAAAAGTGATTCGGATTTCAAAATTTTTGTTGATTATGGACATAGAAGTAAGCGTAGAATAGCATTATACCTTGAGCATTTCGATGAAGATTTGACAGAGTACCTTGAGGGGGTTGAAGATGTAGTAAACCACAAGGTGGATGAGAGTGAAAATGAAACAGACAGTatgagtgatgatgatgatgatgatgatgtcgatgatgatgatgatgatgatgatgaggatgatgagAGTGAAGACACTGCTTCCATAGATCATTTGTCAGCAGATGAAGTAGAACTCAGTGAACTTAGAAAGAAGAAAAGAGCACGTACCATCGAACCAATCATATTTGGTTCAGGGCGAAATAGTCTTTTTGATGCTGATGTTGATGAACTGTCGAAAGAAGATACTATGGTAATCGAACATGAAAGCTTTTTGAATGAGCTTTCAATGTCTTTACAAAAACAGACACATAATAACATCAAGAATGATGGAGTAAAGTATCCTAGACATAATCCTAGGATATATTGGAAACTGATGAAACCTATACTTGGTGAGAGATATGAAAGTCCCCAACAACTGAAAGAATGTATCACCAATTATGCAGTTGCCAATGGTTATCAGATTTGGTTTGAAAGAAATGATCACATGAGACTTCTTGCAAGATGTTCCAAAAGAGCACATGATGATGAAACAAAATGCCCTTGGAGACTATGGGCTACATGGATGGGAAATGAGAAATCTTTTCAGGTAAAGTCACTTGTAGATGAGCATAAATGTGCAAGACACTTCAAATCAGCTTCCCTTGTGAATTACAAATGGATTGCAAACAAATTTGCATCCAAAATAACACAAGATCCTGAAATCAAGCTAGTTGATTTACAAGCTGCTGTGTTGAAAAAATACAAGTGTCAAGTGAGTATAAGATTATGTCATAAAGCAAGAGCATATGCATTAAGTGAATATGAGCAAGGTGGAAAACTACATTATGGTAAATTATGGGAGTATGCTGAAGAGATTAAGAGAAGTAACCCTGGTAGCACAGTCAAGATGAATGTAAAAGTCAACCCTGATGATGGGAAGACTTATTTTCAAGGTTTCTATGTGTGTTTTCAAGGTTTGAAAGAAGGGTGGAAGCATGGGTGTAGAAGAGTGTTGGGATTGGGTGAATGCTGTTTAAAAAGTGTTTATAAAGGTGTATTGTTATCTGCTGTAGGTAGGGATGCAAATAACCAGATATATCCAGTAGCATGGGCTGTAGTTAATGTTGAAAATAAAGAGAATTGGAGTTGGTTTCTTAAATTGATTAAAAAAGACCTCAATCTTGATGATGGGACAGGTGTCACTCTTATATCTAACGAACACATG GGAGTAATTGAAGCAGTGAATGATGTGTTGCCACAAGCAGAACACAGACAATGTGCCAGACATATTTATGATGATTTTACCGAAAAGTTTACTGGAGGGCAGTTTCGGCGTCTTTTTTGGGAGGCTTGCAAAGCTTCATATCCTCAACAATTTGATAAGGTAATGGAAGAGATCAGAGTGGAAAATCCTGATGCATATCAATACTTAATGGATAAAGACCCCTCTACATGGTCAAGGGTCTTCTTTCAAACTAATGTAGGGTGTGATGCTGTTGAAAACGGGATTAGTGAGTGTTTtaactcactaatctttgatTTAAGGAGAAAACCCATTGTCACCCTACTTGAATCCATCAGAGTCATAGTAATGGATAGAATGTCAAAAATGAGAGTTGAAGCTGAAAACTGGGATGATGATATTTGTCCCACCATTCGAAAGAAACTTGAACACACAAAAGAGTTAGAAAG GTTTTGGCGTGTGATACCATGTGGTGGATCTTTGTTTGAGGTAAAACATGGAGCTGATATTTTCATGGTGGATGAAATTGGGAAAACATGTAGTTGCAGGACATGGCAATTGTCAGGTTTACCTTGTCCTCATGCGATTGCTGCTATATTCTACATCAACAAGCTTCCGGAAACTTATGTTTCAGATTGGTTCCGGATGAAGATGTGGAATGAGGCGTACAGTCATCATGTGAAGCCATTGAATGGAATCAAAATGTGGCCTGAAACAAAGGGGGTTACCCCTTTAGCACAAAAGCCAGCTGTAAACACGCCTAAAAAAAGAGGGAAGTTGAGAAAAAGGAAAAGGGATGCAATGGAAGTGTATGTGTCTAGTGGAAGTGGGGCCATGGTGGCACATGTGTCTGGTGGTGGTGTGGTGGTGCATAGTTCTGGTGGAGGGACAGTGGATAGGGAAGGAAGAAGGATGACTTGTAAGAAGTGTTTACAGGTGGGGCATAATGTGAGATCATGTAAGAATGAAAAGAGGGATTCACCAAGAAAGGAGGCTAGACAGGCTGGAAGGAAGAAGGTGATTATTGTTAGTGAGGGGGGAGGTGGAGGACGTACAGGTGGCAGAGGTGGAAGAAGGGGGAGAGGAGGTGGGAGAAAGGGTTTGTTTGGATCAGATCATATTACGGAAGATGATGTGATAGGG TGTGGTGATGACATTCCTCTTGCTGTATGGCCACCGCTTGGAGTACCACTTCTTTTGGACAAACAACATGTGGAGGTTGCAAAACAAGAAGAAACTGGAATGGAATTGACATTAGAAAATCAAGAGGAAAGTGGAATGGAATTGACATCACAAAATAAAGGAGTAGAAGTCAGAGACAAAGAGGCTAGCACAAATAAAGATGAAGGGCCTATCTCACATGGTGTTGAAGACCCTATCCCCATTAAGGTTGAAGGCTCTCCTCCTCCTATACCACATGAAGAAGATAAAGGGCCTATTCCAATTCAAGTTGAAGACCCTATCCCACATAAAGATCAAGATACTCCCTCAAATAAAGATCAAGAGCCTATCCAAATTAAAGAACAAGACCCCTCTATCATAAGTGAAGATCAAGGGCCTATTCCAATTGAGGTTGAGGACCCTGAAGATCAAGAACCTATCCCAACTAAAGAACAAGAACCCTCTATCATACATGAAGATCAAGGGCCTATTCCAATTGAGGTTGAAGTTGAGGACCCTATATCACATGAAGATCACGAATCTATCCCAACTAAAGATCAAAAGCCTATTTCAAATGGAGAACATGAACATCAAGAGTTTATACCAAATGAAGCTAAAGAGTCTATCCCAAGTAGAAATGAAGATAAAAAACCCATCCTAGATAAAGTTCAAGAGCCCATGGCAAATGAAGATGAAAAGCCCATTCCAGATGAAGGTCAGGAGCCTACTCCACATGAAGATAAAGAGTCTATTCCTATTCTACCCCAGAAAGAAATGAGATCACAAGTTTCAACAAGTGAAAGGATAGTTAAGAACAGGTTGAGGAATGGTAGTGTGGAGAAAGATGGGGAAGGAAGCAGCAGTATGGAGAAAGCAAAAGCAGTGATGTTAGATAATTAA
- the LOC111912486 gene encoding uncharacterized protein LOC111912486, with translation MDYFFNDEDKNVEEDKGNDDDDDDDDDEDDEDKDNDDDDYDNEDNDDSCDNVKDKENNEQENNGVEGRNENEIEKTNERVFSGNVDEGDTREGVEGNNLDGNNAREKNVQGEGVEDKNLDGKNVGEEKQNVQERGVEAKKLDEKNTSEEKQNV, from the exons ATGGATTATTTTTTTAATGATGAAGATAAAAATGTTGAAGAAGACAAgggaaatgatgatgatgatgatgatgatgatgacgaggaTGATGAAGATaaggataatgatgatgatgattatgatAATGAAGATAATGATGATAGTTGTGACAATGTTAAAGATAAAGAGAATAATGAACAAGAAAATAATGGAGTTGAAGGTAGAAATGAAAATGAAATAGAAAAGACTAATGAACGAGT tttTAGTGGAAATGTAGATGAAGGAGATACAAGAGAAG GTGTGGAGGGTAATAATCTTGATGGGAATAATGCACGTGAAAAAAATGTTCAAGGAGAAG GTGTGGAGGATAAGAATCTGGATGGGAAGAATGTAGGTGAAGAAAAACAAAATGTTCAAGAAAGAG GTGTGGAGGCTAAGAAGCTGGATGAGAAGAATACAAGTGAAGAAAAACAAAATGTTTAA